Proteins from a single region of Pyrus communis chromosome 6, drPyrComm1.1, whole genome shotgun sequence:
- the LOC137737864 gene encoding homeobox-leucine zipper protein HAT5-like codes for MTSGKLYGSSSSADMKVTFRNEKRPRSSDVLESLWIPNPSSSFYGSNSMVNFENVSGGDSLDRPFFQPKEENEDEDYDGSYLHQPGKKRRLTANQVQFLEKNFESENKLEPERKVQLAKELGLQPRQVAIWFQNRRVRYKNKQLEKDYDSLKASYDKLKVDADNLLKENESLKNEIDSIKDILLSREKGNPGKGDSDSQVAINTSDLEPRNAILNAGSENVTKVAMVVCKQEDASSAKSDVFDSDSPHCTENHSSLLEPADSSHVFEPADQSDFSQDEDDDLGKTLLPPPPPQLLKLEDCCYDYIPPPSSSNFGYIPLDDQDHQPYCFWPY; via the exons ATGACGAGTGGGAAACTCTacggttcttcttcttctgcggaCATGAAAGTAACTTTTCGAAACGAAAAGCGTCCTCGCTCTTCTGACGTTCTCGAGTCTCTCTGGATTCCCAatccttcctcttctttttatg GCTCAAATTCAAtggttaattttgaaaatgtaaGTGGAGGGGATTCATTGGATAGGCCATTCTTCCAACCtaaagaagaaaatgaggatGAGGATTATGACGGTAGCTACCTTCATCAGCCCGGAAAGAAAAGGCGGCTCACGGCGAATCAAGTTCAGTTTCTGGAGAAGAATTTTGAGTCAGAAAACAAGCTTGAACCGGAGAGGAAGGTGCAACTTGCTAAAGAACTTGGCTTGCAGCCTCGCCAGGTAGCAATCTGGTTTCAAAACCGGCGGGTGCGGTATAAGAACAAGCAGTTGGAAAAGGACTATGATTCATTGAAAGCTAGCTATGATAAGCTCAAGGTTGATGCTGATAATCTCCTCAAGGAGAATGAAAGTTTGAAGAATGAG ATTGATTCGATCAAGGATATTTTGCTTTCGAGAGAGAAAGGAAACCCAGGAAAGGGAGATTCGGATTCACAGGTTGCGATCAATACATCGGATTTGGAGCCTCGGAATGCAATTCTGAATGCAGGTTCAGAAAATGTGACCAAAGTGGCAATGGTGGTGTGCAAGCAAGAGGATGCAAGTTCTGCAAAAAGCGATGTCTTTGACTCGGACAGCCCGCACTGCACTGAAAATCATTCGTCGTTGTTAGAGCCGGCGGATTCCTCCCATGTGTTTGAACCAGCTGATCAATCAGATTTCTCGcaggatgaagatgatgatctGGGAAAGACCCTTCtgcccccaccaccaccacagtTGTTAAAGCTTGAAGATTGCTGCTATGATTATATACCCCCTCCAAGCTCTAGTAATTTTGGGTACATCCCTTTGGACGATCAGGATCACCAACCCTATTGTTTCTGGCcttattga